A stretch of DNA from Pseudomonas sp. HN11:
CAAATTGGCTTCCATCAAACGGTTGGTCATGTACACGTACAGGCCTTCCAGTTGCTGAACGTATTCCTTGTTGTCGCTCTTTTCCTCACTCAGGCCGTCACGCAGGCCGATAAGGATATCGGTGGCCTTGCCCAGCATCAGGCCCTTCGCTGCGATGTCGCCACGCGCCAGCGCGCCTTTGGCCTGCGCCATGCGGTCAAGCCCGCCCTCCATCAACATCTGCACCAGGCGGTGCGGGCTGGCTTCGGAGATCTGGGCATGGGAATTGACCTTCTGGTATTGGCGAAGGGCTCTCATGGGATTCATGTTTCTACCTCGTGACAGGCAACAGCGAGAAGGGTTGCAGTAACCATTATGTCGACCCGTTCGCAAAAAACTTTAAGCCGATGGTCCTACAAAGAACAAAGCCCAGGTCAACGGACCCGGGCTTTTTTATCCGTATTCAATCAGCTATCACTGCTTTGCGATTTACTGAGCGCATTGAGCGTGCCGAGGATACTGTTGCTCTGCTGGCGCAACTGCGCCACTAGCGTATCCATGGCCGTGTACTTGCGGGTCAAGGCGTCTTGCATGGTGGTGAGACGCTCATCCAGGGCGGTCTGCTGCTTGTTCAGGTCTTTGAGGCTGTCCGACAAGGATGTCGAACGCGTCGCCAGAATCCCCGTGGTGGCCTTGGCATAGCCATCGGTGGCGGTGGTCAGCCGCGCAAGCAAACCGTTCTTGCCGCTGAAGATACTGTTGATGTCGGCGGCGTTTGTCAGTACGGCCTTGTCCCACTGTTTGGCATCAATGCTCAGCGCGCCGGTGTCCTGGTCGGTAGTGACACCGAACTGGGCCAGGGACTTCAGGGTACCGTTGCCGGACAGTGCGTTGAACTCGTTGCGAATCGCAGCCTGCAAGGTGCGCATGGTCGAGTCGCCGGTCAGGGTGGCCGCCACCGAGTTGCCGGCAGCATCCTTGGTCACCTTGGTCTCGGCGTTCATCGCCTTGAGCAGGGCGTTGTAGGTGTCGACGAAGCCTTTGACCCCGGACTTGAGGGCGGTGGTGCTGGTGCTGACAGAGATGGTCAGCGCAGTCCGAGGCGCGTCCTTGGTTTGATCATTCGCAGCGACCGTCGGCGACAACGCCAGCAACTTGATGCTTACACCACTCACTGCATCCGTGATGCTGTTGGACTTGGACTCTGCAGCAATACCGTCAATGGTGTATTTGGCATTCTGGGGCGGGGTCACTACGGTGTAACCGGTATCAATCCCCGAGTTACCCGACATCGTCAGGTCGGAACCAACCCCGGAGTTGGTGGAGGTCAGGATAAGACGCGAACCGTTGGAGTCGGTGAGGATGTTGGCACTCAGGCCTGCGGTGCCGAACTGCGAGTTGATCGAGTCACGCACCTGTTGCAGGGTCGCGCCGGCCGGCACCTTCAGGTCGAAGTTCTTGCCCGACTGGCTGATCGTCAGCGTCGTTGGGGTGGTGCCACTGTTCACGACCGTCGACTGGCCACCTGTGAAACTCTTGGTCGACAACTTCGAAGGCATCGCCAACTGGTTGACGATCAGCGCGAAGCTACCGCTCGCCGCACCCTGGTTGGCCGTCATGGTTGC
This window harbors:
- the fliD gene encoding flagellar filament capping protein FliD translates to MAGTTITGVGSGFDTQAIVKSLVDAERAPKQAQINLQSQKATTQLSSIGKIQAALDAFRGALASMGTDNSFSGLTGTSSDEKVATMTANQGAASGSFALIVNQLAMPSKLSTKSFTGGQSTVVNSGTTPTTLTISQSGKNFDLKVPAGATLQQVRDSINSQFGTAGLSANILTDSNGSRLILTSTNSGVGSDLTMSGNSGIDTGYTVVTPPQNAKYTIDGIAAESKSNSITDAVSGVSIKLLALSPTVAANDQTKDAPRTALTISVSTSTTALKSGVKGFVDTYNALLKAMNAETKVTKDAAGNSVAATLTGDSTMRTLQAAIRNEFNALSGNGTLKSLAQFGVTTDQDTGALSIDAKQWDKAVLTNAADINSIFSGKNGLLARLTTATDGYAKATTGILATRSTSLSDSLKDLNKQQTALDERLTTMQDALTRKYTAMDTLVAQLRQQSNSILGTLNALSKSQSSDS
- the fliS gene encoding flagellar export chaperone FliS gives rise to the protein MNPMRALRQYQKVNSHAQISEASPHRLVQMLMEGGLDRMAQAKGALARGDIAAKGLMLGKATDILIGLRDGLSEEKSDNKEYVQQLEGLYVYMTNRLMEANLHNDADMIDEVARLLITVKEGWDAIGAPQTAAQ